One Cyprinus carpio isolate SPL01 chromosome B25, ASM1834038v1, whole genome shotgun sequence genomic region harbors:
- the tnni4b.1 gene encoding troponin I, slow skeletal muscle, whose amino-acid sequence MSEGPKKTKYTATRRLHLKSKLLKKATSMLAAEKEQNKRERDEALNERVPPLKLSGLSAQELQELCKELHRKIDVVDEARYDLEMKVAKNEIEIQSLTQKIWEMKGTKQRTKLKRVKKSHDAKLDALTESKLSSKSDFKANLKTVKKEDEKKEEVTDWRKNVEAMSGMEGRKKLFNAGQ is encoded by the exons atgtctgAAGG ACCG aaaaaaactaaGTATACTGCCACAAGGCGGCTGCACTTAAAA AGCAAATTATTGAAGAAGGCCACGTCTATGCTGGCAGCTGAAAAAGAGCAGAATAAAAGAGAGAGGGATGAGGCTCTTAATGAGAGGGTTCCTCCTCTCAAACTATCTGGTTTGTCTGCACAGGAGCTCCAG gaactTTGCAAAGAGCTTCACCGCAAGATTGATGTTGTTGATGAGGCTCGATACGATCTTGAAATGAAAGTGGCTAAAAATGAAATAGAG ATCCAGTCGTTGACCCAGAAGATTTGGGAAATGAAGGGTACAAAGCAACGAACCAAACTGAAGAGAGTTAAGAAGTCACACGATGCCAAGCTCGATGCACTGACTGAATCCAAATTGTCATCAAAGTCAGATTTCAAAGCCAACCTGAAGACAGTAAAGAAAGAAGATGAGAAG AAAGAAGAGGTGACTGACTGGCGTAAGAATGTGGAGGCTATGTCTGGAATGGAGGGCAGGAAGAAGCTGTTTAATGCTGGACAATAA
- the tnni4b.2 gene encoding troponin I4b, tandem duplicate 2: MSESQRPKSKITASRRLFLKTKLLKKATSMLVTEKEEKQRERETTLRERVPPLQLSGLSVQDLQALCKDLHQKIDVVDEERYDISVKVTKNEKEIADLTIKITELRGKMKRPALRRVKISADAMLGALLGSRVKESVDFKANLKTVKKEEEKKEEVTDWRKNVEAMSGMEGRKKLFDAGQ; the protein is encoded by the exons ATGTCTGAATC ACAG AGACCCAAATCTAAGATTACGGCATCCAGGAGGTTGTTCTTAAAG ACAAAGCTGCTGAAGAAGGCAACCTCTATGCTTGTgactgaaaaagaagaaaagcagagggagagagagaccaCCTTGCGTGAGAGAGTGCCACCTCTACAACTGTCCGGTCTGTCTGTTCAAGATCTTCAG GCTCTCTGTAAAGACCTCCATCAAAAGATTGATGTTGTAGATGAAGAGAGGTATGACATCTCCGTCAAGGTGACCAAAAATGAAAAGGAG ATTGCAGATTTGACTATCAAGATTACCGAACTTAGAGGTAAAATGAAGAGACCTGCACTGAGGAGGGTGAAGATCTCTGCCGATGCCATGTTGGGTGCTCTTTTGGGCTCCAGGGTCAAAGAGTCTGTGGATTTCAAAGCCAACCTCAAGACAGTcaagaaagaagaggaaaag AAAGAAGAAGTGACTGACTGGCGTAAGAACGTGGAGGCCATGTCTGGGATGGAGGGCAGGAAGAAGCTGTTTGATGCGGGACAATag